A single Candidatus Methylomirabilis tolerans DNA region contains:
- a CDS encoding DUF255 domain-containing protein, whose product MTESHEGDKEALRRHTNRLIHETSPYLLQHAHNPVDWYPWGEEALRRAREENRPILLSIGYSTCHWCHVMAHESFESERIADLMNQHFVCIKVDREERPDLDQIYMTATLALNQGQGGWPMTVFLTPDLQPFFAGTYFPPRDGLGRPGFPTILKRVAQVWREQPDALRMQSDEITERLREAHRPPASLPVGKSEVAAAVAHFAATFDPTFGGFGAAPKFPAATALSLLLRHHQHTGDAHALHMVWTTLDAMARGGIYDQIGSGFARYSTDERWLVPHFEKMLYDNALLARTYLEAFQVTGDPSYRRIATEILDYILREMTAPEGGFYSATDADSEGVEGKFYVWTPAEIETILGQEEARRFCAYYDITPTGNWEGRSIPNIRRTAAQVATKLGISVEELADSVDRAQPKVYEARRERVPPGLDDKILTAWNGMMISAMAEGYRVLGEQRYLDAAVRAADFLLSTLLQPDGRLLRTYRTGKAHLHAYLEDYAYLCEGLIDLYEAGGADRYLSEAARMAERLLADFTDEESGAFYTTSRDHEMLILRHREGTDGATPSGNAVAASALARLSFHLDREEWRRAAERAISAYGQQIADYPHAFAKSLAVVDLFLEGSVELALIGAPREAEYEALRREVGRHYLPNRIIAHHNPTEGDPPDFPLLRGKRLVDGRAALYVCRNFACQAPITDPAQAAELLDGAARRGPGGKRSAVGSFLHGSATEAGTTAYAKRFAPLNYGPLGATGLTTSKLGFGGYRIDDETPEHTEALEQALRHGCNLIDTSTNYMDGGSERCVGAVLGKLTRAGTLRREEVIVVSKIGYVQGQNLELAQKREAEDRPFPEMVKYMDGCWHCIYPEFLREQLELSLTRLQIETLDVCLLHNPEYFLSDAKARRRGDPESARDEFYRRLRVAFTFFENQVTVGTIRWYGVSSNTAVSPAADPEATSLTRMLAAAREAGGPAHHFRILQLPMNLFEAGALLTRNTGPDNRQTALETASGAAIGVLVNRPLNAIVGNRMVRLAASQHRRVHGAISAAIDPFLPEERRSESLSRKALWALASTPGVSCVLNGMRTRDYVHDSLGILPWPPLADVIPIYQAVQDLKLHGV is encoded by the coding sequence ATGACTGAGTCCCATGAAGGCGATAAAGAGGCGCTGCGGCGGCACACCAATAGGCTGATTCACGAGACCAGCCCCTACCTCCTGCAGCATGCCCATAACCCGGTGGACTGGTACCCCTGGGGAGAGGAGGCGCTCCGCCGGGCCCGGGAAGAGAATCGTCCGATCCTGCTGAGCATCGGCTACTCCACCTGCCATTGGTGCCATGTGATGGCGCATGAGTCGTTCGAGAGCGAGCGGATCGCCGATCTGATGAACCAGCACTTCGTCTGCATCAAGGTCGATCGCGAGGAGCGGCCCGACCTCGACCAGATCTACATGACGGCCACGCTGGCCCTGAATCAAGGGCAGGGCGGATGGCCGATGACCGTGTTTCTGACCCCTGACCTGCAGCCGTTCTTCGCGGGGACCTACTTCCCGCCCAGGGATGGGTTGGGCCGCCCGGGATTTCCGACGATCCTGAAGCGGGTTGCGCAGGTCTGGCGCGAGCAGCCCGACGCTCTTCGGATGCAATCGGACGAGATTACCGAACGCTTGCGCGAGGCGCATCGCCCGCCCGCGTCGCTGCCGGTCGGGAAGAGCGAAGTCGCTGCCGCCGTTGCCCACTTCGCGGCGACCTTCGATCCGACCTTCGGCGGATTCGGCGCCGCCCCCAAGTTCCCCGCGGCAACAGCATTGTCGCTCCTGCTGCGCCACCACCAACACACCGGCGATGCCCACGCCCTGCATATGGTGTGGACAACGCTCGACGCCATGGCGCGAGGGGGGATCTACGATCAGATCGGCAGCGGCTTTGCCCGGTACTCGACCGACGAGCGCTGGCTGGTCCCTCACTTTGAGAAGATGCTGTACGACAATGCGCTGCTGGCCAGGACCTATCTGGAGGCCTTTCAGGTGACCGGCGACCCGTCCTATCGGCGAATTGCAACTGAGATTCTCGACTACATCTTGCGAGAGATGACCGCGCCGGAGGGAGGGTTTTACTCCGCCACCGATGCCGACTCGGAAGGGGTCGAGGGGAAGTTCTATGTCTGGACGCCGGCCGAGATCGAGACGATTCTGGGGCAGGAGGAGGCGCGCCGGTTCTGCGCCTATTACGACATCACGCCCACCGGCAACTGGGAGGGCAGGTCTATCCCAAACATCCGGCGCACGGCTGCGCAGGTGGCCACAAAGCTCGGGATCAGCGTCGAGGAGCTTGCCGACTCCGTCGATCGGGCGCAGCCCAAGGTCTATGAGGCGCGTCGAGAGCGGGTGCCACCCGGCCTGGATGACAAGATCCTCACCGCCTGGAACGGGATGATGATCAGCGCGATGGCCGAAGGGTACCGCGTCCTGGGCGAGCAGCGTTACCTTGACGCCGCCGTCCGTGCAGCCGACTTCCTGCTCTCCACGCTTCTCCAACCGGACGGTCGGCTGCTCCGGACCTACCGGACCGGCAAGGCGCACCTGCACGCCTATCTTGAGGATTACGCCTATCTCTGCGAGGGACTGATCGACCTGTATGAGGCGGGGGGCGCGGACCGATATCTCTCTGAAGCCGCGAGAATGGCCGAGCGCCTCTTGGCCGATTTCACCGATGAGGAGAGCGGCGCCTTCTACACCACGTCGCGTGACCACGAAATGCTGATCCTGCGCCATCGGGAGGGGACGGATGGCGCCACCCCCAGCGGCAATGCCGTGGCGGCTTCGGCGCTGGCCCGCCTCTCATTCCACTTGGACCGGGAGGAGTGGCGAAGGGCGGCCGAGCGGGCGATCAGCGCGTATGGGCAGCAGATCGCCGACTATCCGCACGCCTTCGCCAAGAGCCTTGCCGTCGTGGACCTTTTCCTGGAGGGGTCGGTGGAGCTGGCCTTGATCGGCGCGCCGAGGGAAGCGGAATATGAGGCCCTACGCCGGGAGGTTGGCCGTCACTACCTCCCGAACCGGATCATTGCGCATCACAATCCGACCGAAGGCGACCCACCAGACTTTCCTCTGCTGAGGGGGAAAAGATTGGTCGATGGGCGCGCGGCACTCTATGTCTGTCGGAATTTCGCCTGCCAGGCCCCGATTACCGACCCCGCGCAAGCAGCCGAACTCCTTGACGGTGCCGCGCGGCGTGGCCCAGGTGGTAAACGGTCAGCCGTCGGCAGCTTCCTGCATGGTAGCGCGACGGAGGCCGGCACTACTGCCTATGCAAAACGCTTCGCCCCATTGAACTACGGGCCGCTCGGGGCAACCGGCCTAACCACCAGCAAGCTGGGCTTCGGTGGCTACCGGATCGACGATGAGACGCCCGAACACACCGAAGCCCTCGAGCAGGCGCTGCGCCATGGCTGCAACCTGATCGACACCTCCACCAACTACATGGATGGCGGCAGCGAGCGGTGCGTCGGCGCTGTTCTCGGCAAGCTGACGCGCGCCGGAACGCTCAGACGCGAGGAGGTCATTGTCGTCTCGAAGATCGGCTACGTCCAGGGACAGAACCTGGAGCTGGCCCAGAAGCGAGAGGCGGAGGACAGGCCGTTTCCAGAGATGGTCAAATACATGGACGGCTGCTGGCACTGCATCTATCCGGAGTTCCTGCGCGAGCAGCTCGAACTGTCGCTCACCCGGCTGCAAATCGAGACCCTCGATGTCTGCCTGCTGCACAATCCTGAGTACTTCCTCTCCGACGCCAAGGCGCGCAGGCGCGGCGACCCGGAGTCTGCTCGTGACGAGTTCTACCGGCGGCTGCGAGTGGCGTTTACCTTCTTCGAAAACCAGGTGACAGTCGGCACGATCCGATGGTATGGCGTCTCGTCAAACACCGCCGTGTCGCCTGCGGCTGATCCGGAGGCGACGTCGCTGACCCGAATGCTTGCCGCCGCGCGAGAGGCTGGTGGGCCGGCCCACCACTTCCGAATCCTGCAACTCCCGATGAATCTGTTCGAGGCGGGCGCGCTTCTCACGCGGAACACCGGGCCGGACAATCGGCAGACAGCGCTGGAGACCGCATCCGGCGCGGCAATCGGTGTCCTGGTCAACCGGCCGCTCAATGCCATCGTCGGCAACAGGATGGTCCGGCTGGCGGCGAGCCAGCACCGGCGCGTTCATGGCGCGATCTCAGCGGCCATCGACCCGTTCCTCCCAGAGGAACGACGAAGCGAGAGCTTGTCCCGGAAGGCGCTCTGGGCCCTGGCCAGCACCCCGGGCGTCAGTTGCGTCCTGAACGGCATGCGGACCCGCGACTATGTTCATGACTCGCTCGGCATCTTGCCGTGGCCTCCGCTCGCTGACGTCATCCCGATCTATCAGGCCGTGCAGGACCTCAAGCTTCACGGGGTCTAG
- a CDS encoding acylphosphatase → MEKNVRAHVWVSGRVQGVCFRACTSDEAAAAGVAGWVRNSSDGRVEAVFEGEKSAVEAMIAWCRMGPPAARVNAVEVTWEQPKGEHGFGVRH, encoded by the coding sequence GTGGAAAAGAACGTCAGGGCGCATGTCTGGGTTTCGGGGCGGGTCCAGGGGGTCTGTTTCCGTGCCTGCACATCAGATGAGGCGGCAGCCGCAGGTGTTGCTGGTTGGGTGCGGAACAGCTCGGATGGTCGGGTGGAGGCGGTGTTTGAAGGCGAGAAGTCGGCCGTGGAAGCGATGATCGCCTGGTGTCGGATGGGTCCACCGGCGGCCCGCGTCAACGCTGTTGAAGTGACCTGGGAGCAGCCAAAGGGCGAGCACGGGTTCGGGGTACGACATTAG
- a CDS encoding squalene/phytoene synthase family protein yields the protein MVSPVEPPAPMNDDDLLGALLRRVSRSFYLTLRVVSSDVRRPIGLAYLLARAADTIADTALIGRADRLKHLELFREALRESEAGPLRAISEALAGSQQIAAERELLTRLQQAFALLRSLSSSDQSLVRGVVLTLTDGMVMDLGTFPGEDEGRLVALQTRADLDRYTYYVAGCAGEFWTDIHMAHRSSLAGWDREAMRQRGVRFGKGLQMTNVLRDLPKDLRIGRCYLPQQELDALGLQPADLLDPAAVVKVKPLLHSLLALTLEHYQEGWAYTHQIPRREIRMRLACVWPLFIGLKTLALLARSPNLLDPGVVIKIPRGAVYRMMARSLAMIGSDATLNRYYRRLWQNVAVSE from the coding sequence GTGGTAAGCCCGGTCGAACCACCCGCCCCGATGAACGATGACGACCTGCTTGGCGCGCTCCTTCGGCGGGTCAGTCGCTCATTCTACCTGACCCTACGCGTGGTTTCCAGCGATGTGCGGCGGCCGATCGGTCTTGCGTATCTGCTCGCCAGGGCCGCAGACACCATTGCCGACACGGCCCTTATCGGCCGAGCCGACCGCCTAAAGCATCTTGAGCTCTTTCGCGAGGCCCTGAGGGAATCAGAGGCCGGACCGCTACGAGCGATCAGCGAGGCGCTTGCGGGGTCGCAGCAGATTGCGGCGGAGCGAGAGCTGCTGACTCGCCTTCAGCAGGCGTTCGCCCTCCTTCGATCTCTCAGTTCATCCGATCAGTCGTTGGTGCGTGGCGTAGTCCTGACCCTGACTGACGGGATGGTTATGGACCTTGGCACCTTCCCAGGAGAGGATGAGGGCCGCCTCGTCGCCCTGCAGACGCGAGCCGATCTGGACCGTTATACCTACTATGTCGCCGGGTGCGCGGGAGAGTTCTGGACCGATATCCATATGGCGCATCGCTCTTCCCTCGCCGGATGGGATCGGGAGGCGATGAGGCAGCGCGGCGTTCGGTTCGGCAAGGGGCTCCAGATGACGAACGTCCTGCGCGACCTCCCGAAGGACCTTCGAATAGGCCGCTGTTACCTCCCCCAACAAGAACTGGACGCGCTGGGCCTTCAGCCGGCCGACCTGCTCGACCCCGCAGCCGTGGTCAAGGTTAAACCGTTGCTACACTCCCTCCTCGCGCTCACTCTCGAACACTACCAGGAAGGCTGGGCCTATACGCACCAGATCCCGAGGCGAGAAATCCGAATGCGCCTGGCCTGTGTCTGGCCGCTGTTCATTGGCCTCAAGACGTTGGCGCTGCTCGCGAGGTCACCCAATCTGCTTGATCCTGGCGTTGTCATCAAGATTCCACGGGGGGCCGTCTATAGAATGATGGCGCGCTCCCTGGCGATGATCGGCTCCGACGCCACGCTGAACCGATACTATCGGCGTCTGTGGCAAAATGTGGCGGTTTCAGAATAG
- a CDS encoding cupin domain-containing protein: MTAIRLHSDNRRIEAPAEMASFLEGEGLIYRHWDVSKLREELRDNYALTEAEKTEILATFDSELEQLKAEGGYVSADIVVLWEKTPNVEVLLGKFSREHHHSEDEVRFVVDGHGVFTIRERSGPYFDVMVGPGDLITVPAGTRHWFTLAEDRRIKCIRLFQDPAGWAAIY; the protein is encoded by the coding sequence ATGACGGCAATCAGGCTGCACTCCGATAACCGGCGCATCGAGGCACCGGCAGAGATGGCGAGCTTTCTCGAGGGCGAGGGGCTCATCTACCGCCACTGGGATGTGTCGAAGCTGCGAGAAGAGTTGCGGGACAACTACGCCCTGACCGAGGCTGAAAAGACGGAGATTCTGGCGACGTTTGACAGCGAGCTGGAACAGCTCAAGGCTGAAGGAGGGTATGTGTCAGCCGACATTGTCGTGCTCTGGGAAAAGACCCCCAATGTGGAGGTGCTGCTCGGCAAGTTCAGCCGGGAACATCATCACAGCGAAGACGAGGTGCGGTTCGTAGTCGATGGCCACGGCGTCTTCACGATTCGTGAGCGGAGCGGCCCCTACTTCGATGTGATGGTAGGTCCGGGCGATCTGATCACCGTGCCTGCGGGTACCCGCCACTGGTTTACCCTGGCCGAGGATCGGCGGATCAAGTGCATTCGCCTCTTCCAGGACCCCGCCGGGTGGGCAGCCATTTACTGA
- the mtnB gene encoding methylthioribulose 1-phosphate dehydratase, producing MMTHQATEQALTTLVEITASFARRGWFPATSGNLSARVNAPGEPLLLVVSASGRDKEAMTAADFVLVDESLQPVESGLQPVASPVELCPSAESVVHARIYQATGCGCVLHVHTVWNNLIAERCSSQGDVVLRDLEMLKGLDIWEEAAEIRVPIVDNLFKLPALAEAVVERITDQRVPGILVRRHGLYAWGANPFQAKRHVEAFEFMFEYLLRWEVRHDGNQAALR from the coding sequence ATGATGACGCACCAAGCCACCGAGCAGGCCCTGACGACGCTGGTTGAGATTACGGCGAGCTTCGCCAGGCGGGGCTGGTTCCCAGCGACCAGCGGCAATCTCTCGGCTCGAGTCAACGCCCCGGGCGAGCCGCTCTTGCTGGTCGTTTCCGCCAGCGGTCGAGATAAAGAGGCGATGACGGCGGCCGACTTCGTCCTGGTAGACGAATCGCTGCAACCAGTGGAGTCCGGACTTCAACCTGTGGCGAGCCCGGTCGAACTATGCCCCTCAGCCGAGTCAGTAGTTCACGCCCGTATCTATCAGGCAACGGGGTGTGGCTGCGTCTTGCACGTACACACGGTTTGGAATAATCTGATTGCCGAACGCTGCTCCTCCCAGGGTGATGTCGTGCTCCGGGATCTGGAGATGCTCAAAGGGCTGGACATCTGGGAGGAGGCGGCAGAGATCCGGGTTCCTATTGTGGACAATCTGTTTAAACTGCCCGCCCTGGCAGAGGCCGTAGTGGAGCGGATCACAGACCAAAGGGTGCCAGGGATCCTGGTCCGGCGCCATGGACTGTATGCCTGGGGAGCGAATCCCTTCCAGGCCAAGCGGCACGTTGAGGCCTTCGAGTTCATGTTTGAATACCTGCTCCGATGGGAGGTGAGGCATGACGGCAATCAGGCTGCACTCCGATAA
- a CDS encoding MtnX-like HAD-IB family phosphatase — translation MSRQTIIFCDFDGTAAEQEVIVALFRAFGPPGWEAVRDAIIAGTVSVRDGVGRLFAQIPSSRVPEMVAYARRIATLRSGFHEFLEYCQVHDYRFLLTSGGVDFFIYPILEGTLPRDQIYCNGSDVSGPTVRILWPHTCDEHCQADCGMCKPGIMRRFPSEQYRRVVVGDGVTDLPAAKLADLVIARDLLVVKCREAGIPYEPFETFFDVMAVLDRIGAEAYR, via the coding sequence ATGAGTCGGCAGACAATCATCTTCTGCGACTTCGACGGGACCGCTGCCGAGCAGGAGGTTATCGTAGCGCTCTTTCGGGCGTTTGGGCCGCCCGGATGGGAGGCGGTGCGCGACGCGATCATCGCCGGGACGGTAAGCGTGCGGGATGGGGTCGGCCGCCTCTTTGCCCAGATCCCGTCGTCCCGAGTTCCGGAGATGGTGGCGTATGCTCGGCGGATTGCCACGCTACGATCCGGATTTCATGAGTTTTTGGAGTATTGTCAGGTCCATGACTATCGGTTCTTACTGACCAGCGGAGGGGTTGACTTCTTCATCTACCCCATCCTGGAGGGAACCCTGCCGCGGGATCAGATCTACTGTAACGGGAGTGACGTGAGCGGTCCCACAGTACGCATCCTCTGGCCCCATACGTGTGACGAGCACTGCCAAGCCGACTGCGGAATGTGTAAGCCCGGCATCATGCGGCGATTTCCATCAGAGCAGTATCGTAGGGTGGTGGTGGGAGACGGCGTCACGGACCTGCCCGCGGCCAAGCTGGCCGATCTGGTCATCGCCCGAGATCTGTTGGTCGTCAAGTGCCGGGAGGCGGGGATTCCCTACGAACCGTTTGAGACCTTCTTCGATGTCATGGCGGTCCTTGATCGGATAGGGGCAGAAGCGTACCGATAA
- a CDS encoding 2,3-diketo-5-methylthiopentyl-1-phosphate enolase: MATYRLGGGGDWTKKAETIALGMTVGSWPGLSVERQAALQRHAGRVVSVDAGLIRIAYPLANLTPDLPSLLTATFGKLSMDGKIRLVDLALPPHFAAAFPGPKLGVEEVRERLGVYNRPLLMSIFKSCLGLTLQELAEGFFQQALGGVDLIKDDEIFFNDTDAPFEQRLEACLQATERARRETGQTVLYAINLTGPVHRLPEKARRAARLGANALLINVLPYGFDLLPRLAEDPDITVPLVAHPALAGALYPSDDYGIAAPLLLGTLMRLAGADLVLFPSPYGGMALERTQALDLARRLTDADHQPHRRSFPVPSAGIHPGLVPHIMDDFDLDVVINAGGGIHGHPGGAAAGGRAFRAAIAAGAAGVPLEQAAAGSSDLRAALDQWGGGKARIPKGFPVA, translated from the coding sequence ATTGCGACCTATCGGCTTGGCGGTGGAGGCGATTGGACGAAGAAGGCAGAGACGATCGCGCTGGGCATGACGGTCGGTAGCTGGCCCGGCCTGTCGGTTGAGAGACAGGCGGCCCTTCAGCGCCATGCCGGCCGCGTCGTGTCGGTGGACGCGGGCCTGATTCGGATTGCCTACCCGCTTGCAAACCTCACACCTGACCTGCCGTCGCTGTTAACTGCCACCTTCGGCAAGCTGTCGATGGATGGAAAGATCCGCTTGGTCGATCTCGCCTTGCCGCCCCACTTTGCTGCTGCCTTTCCCGGGCCGAAGCTGGGAGTGGAGGAGGTCCGCGAGCGGCTCGGGGTTTATAACCGGCCGCTGCTCATGAGTATCTTCAAGTCCTGCCTTGGGCTTACACTCCAGGAGCTAGCTGAGGGCTTTTTCCAGCAGGCGTTGGGCGGCGTGGATCTGATCAAGGATGACGAGATCTTCTTTAACGACACAGACGCGCCCTTCGAGCAACGCTTGGAGGCATGCCTGCAAGCGACTGAGCGAGCGCGGCGAGAAACGGGCCAGACGGTGCTGTATGCGATCAACCTGACTGGTCCGGTGCATCGGCTTCCTGAAAAGGCTCGACGAGCAGCGCGGCTTGGCGCGAATGCGCTGCTTATCAATGTCCTACCCTACGGATTTGACCTCCTGCCGCGGCTGGCCGAGGATCCGGACATTACCGTACCGCTCGTAGCACACCCGGCGCTGGCCGGAGCGCTCTACCCTTCCGACGACTATGGTATCGCTGCGCCGCTGTTGTTGGGGACGCTGATGCGGTTGGCCGGAGCCGACCTGGTCCTGTTCCCGTCCCCCTATGGAGGGATGGCCTTGGAGCGGACCCAGGCCCTTGATCTGGCCCGTCGACTGACGGACGCGGACCACCAACCTCACCGCCGAAGTTTCCCGGTCCCGTCAGCGGGGATCCACCCGGGCCTGGTGCCGCACATTATGGACGACTTCGACCTCGATGTCGTGATCAATGCGGGAGGCGGTATCCATGGTCATCCGGGCGGTGCGGCTGCGGGCGGGCGGGCCTTCCGCGCGGCGATCGCCGCCGGCGCGGCCGGCGTTCCTCTGGAACAGGCCGCCGCGGGAAGCAGCGATCTGCGGGCGGCCCTTGACCAGTGGGGCGGCGGCAAGGCCAGAATCCCCAAAGGATTTCCAGTGGCATGA
- a CDS encoding helix-turn-helix domain-containing protein produces the protein MPELTFKPVRHGHKEFLARAATRKGFVEAYDALALEYQVANQMLKARSRAGLTQDAVAERMGTTKSAVSRLESAGKHAPSLATLKRYAKAVGCELQVRLVPQKTA, from the coding sequence ATGCCCGAACTGACATTTAAGCCCGTCCGCCATGGTCATAAGGAATTCCTTGCCAGGGCGGCAACCCGCAAGGGATTCGTCGAAGCGTACGACGCCCTTGCGCTTGAGTACCAGGTGGCCAATCAAATGCTCAAAGCACGATCCCGCGCAGGTCTGACGCAGGACGCCGTCGCAGAACGGATGGGCACGACGAAGAGCGCGGTCTCCAGGCTCGAATCGGCCGGAAAGCACGCTCCGTCGCTCGCCACGCTCAAGCGATATGCGAAGGCTGTAGGGTGTGAGCTTCAAGTACGCCTCGTGCCGCAGAAGACCGCGTGA
- a CDS encoding type II toxin-antitoxin system RelE/ParE family toxin has product MPFEIEYFHERVFHEIESWPVDVLADYARLVELLAEYGPALRLPYSRSFGDGLFELRPRGRSGVGRAFYCFLVGKRVVVLHAFLKKSQHTPDRELKLARKRLKGVSDARTDI; this is encoded by the coding sequence ATGCCCTTCGAGATCGAGTACTTCCACGAGCGGGTGTTTCACGAGATTGAGTCGTGGCCCGTGGACGTCCTCGCGGACTACGCGCGCTTGGTCGAACTCCTGGCCGAGTACGGACCAGCTCTCAGGCTTCCGTACTCTCGATCTTTTGGTGATGGCTTGTTCGAGCTTCGGCCTCGCGGTCGTTCCGGCGTTGGGAGGGCGTTCTACTGCTTTCTCGTTGGCAAACGGGTCGTCGTACTGCACGCCTTCCTCAAGAAGTCACAGCACACGCCCGATCGAGAACTGAAGCTGGCGCGCAAGCGCCTGAAGGGGGTATCAGATGCCCGAACTGACATTTAA
- a CDS encoding BrnT family toxin — MKKVQFEWDPNKDAENQLEHGVPFSLAQYAFADPHRVIAEDLAHSKNEKRYFCFGKVEGGILTVRFTYRGGVIRIFGAGYWRKGKAIYEHENQIHQ; from the coding sequence GTGAAAAAGGTACAGTTTGAATGGGATCCCAACAAAGATGCTGAAAACCAGCTTGAGCATGGGGTACCGTTCTCACTGGCTCAATACGCTTTCGCCGACCCTCATCGTGTCATCGCGGAAGACCTTGCTCACAGTAAGAACGAGAAGCGCTATTTCTGTTTCGGCAAGGTCGAGGGCGGAATTCTGACTGTCCGCTTTACCTATCGCGGAGGTGTGATTCGTATCTTCGGCGCCGGTTACTGGCGGAAAGGCAAGGCTATTTATGAACACGAAAATCAAATACACCAATGA
- a CDS encoding aldo/keto reductase, whose product MEYRRFGRTDVQVSEIGFGAWGIGKGWWGQTDDTLSISAVIRALELGVTFIDTAHAYGDGHSERLIAKTFKEVRHRVFVATKVPPKSREWPPKEGTAARQAFPADWIITHTEQSLRNLEAERLDLQQLHIWRDEWLGELEWQEAVRRLKQQGKIRFFGVSIMDHQPGSALELVKSGLVDTVQVIYNIFDQSPEEELFPLCQKHDVGVIARVPFDEGGLTGNLTPDTTFPPKSVQAFYFREDRLRETCEHVGRLKPLLGGEITTVAQLALKFCLSHPAVSTVIPGMRRPAHVEANSAVSDGKPLAPETLAALRSHAWPRNFYQ is encoded by the coding sequence ATGGAATATCGCAGGTTTGGCCGCACAGACGTTCAGGTATCGGAGATCGGTTTTGGGGCCTGGGGGATCGGTAAAGGGTGGTGGGGCCAAACCGATGATACGCTCTCGATCAGCGCGGTGATACGGGCGCTGGAGCTTGGCGTGACCTTTATCGATACCGCGCATGCCTATGGCGATGGGCACAGCGAGCGACTGATCGCCAAGACCTTCAAGGAAGTCCGTCACCGCGTCTTTGTCGCCACCAAGGTGCCACCGAAGAGCCGCGAGTGGCCACCCAAGGAGGGGACGGCTGCGCGGCAGGCGTTTCCCGCCGATTGGATCATCACGCACACAGAGCAGAGCCTCCGGAATCTTGAAGCGGAGCGCCTCGATCTGCAGCAGCTCCATATCTGGCGCGACGAGTGGCTTGGTGAGCTCGAGTGGCAAGAGGCGGTGCGTCGGTTGAAACAGCAGGGAAAGATCCGATTCTTCGGGGTCTCCATCATGGACCATCAGCCGGGCAGCGCGCTGGAACTCGTCAAGTCCGGCCTGGTCGATACCGTCCAGGTGATCTACAACATCTTCGACCAATCCCCGGAAGAAGAGCTGTTCCCCCTGTGCCAGAAGCACGACGTCGGCGTCATCGCCAGAGTCCCCTTTGACGAGGGGGGTCTGACTGGCAACCTCACGCCGGACACCACCTTCCCCCCGAAGTCCGTACAGGCGTTTTACTTTCGCGAGGATCGGCTGCGGGAGACGTGCGAGCACGTTGGTCGACTGAAGCCGTTGCTGGGAGGGGAGATCACAACGGTGGCGCAGCTTGCACTCAAGTTCTGTCTGAGCCACCCGGCGGTCTCAACCGTGATCCCCGGGATGCGCCGCCCGGCGCATGTGGAGGCCAACAGCGCGGTCTCCGACGGCAAACCGCTCGCACCCGAGACGCTGGCCGCCCTGCGATCCCACGCCTGGCCCAGAAACTTTTATCAGTAA
- a CDS encoding class IV adenylate cyclase → MLNIELKARCEDLGKLRELCESLGAEGQEPERQVDTYFNVNHGRLKLREGLESGAELIYYIRGDVAGVQESHCEIYRVEDAEGLKAMLAKALGVSIVVAKRRETFVLDNIRIHLDKTQGLGSFVELHGTIDEPGELPIVADEVQGVQQALGIDPHSLVGESYATLAAAVEAERARHYAN, encoded by the coding sequence ATGCTGAATATCGAGCTGAAAGCGCGCTGTGAGGATCTTGGAAAGCTTCGAGAGCTGTGCGAATCGCTTGGAGCAGAGGGTCAGGAGCCGGAGCGGCAGGTTGATACCTATTTCAACGTGAACCATGGCCGCCTGAAGCTTCGAGAGGGGCTGGAGTCCGGCGCTGAGCTGATTTACTATATTCGAGGTGATGTTGCCGGGGTACAGGAAAGTCACTGCGAGATCTACCGCGTCGAGGATGCGGAGGGCCTCAAGGCGATGCTTGCCAAGGCGCTCGGTGTCAGCATCGTGGTTGCGAAGCGACGCGAGACCTTTGTACTCGACAATATCCGGATCCACCTTGATAAGACGCAGGGGCTAGGCAGCTTTGTTGAGCTTCACGGGACGATTGATGAACCGGGAGAGCTGCCGATAGTCGCCGATGAGGTGCAAGGCGTGCAGCAGGCGCTGGGAATCGATCCGCACTCGCTTGTTGGAGAGTCGTATGCGACCCTGGCCGCTGCGGTAGAGGCGGAGCGCGCGCGTCACTACGCCAATTGA